Proteins encoded within one genomic window of Parolsenella massiliensis:
- a CDS encoding DUF1385 domain-containing protein: protein MKKRNDGIAEEGELFATHIGGSALPEGVMMRGKLSWAAAVREPSGRIYVEEHELAPVDARPAWQRLPIIRGCVSFVESMLLSYKAMCVASDHAYDEEGETYASLLAAGRGRRAAASGDAAENGHAPAGAVDVDAGVAAGADGPAESESMSAAAFGLSMALGLVLGVVLFMAIPVGVANLLVGDYTPANAMRWNLVEALLRIVIFVAYIWVVGLVPDMRRVFGYHGAEHLTIHCFEHGLPLTPENASRFSRLHVRCGTAFLIMTMIVAILVNTLVPVANWADTLGIAGLGRAAFVLVSRLVLLPLVAGVSYEVTVKWAGSHPDLWLVKLVLWPGLQMQRLTTRVPDHDMLECAIAAMQRVYATEQVAGLE from the coding sequence ATGAAGAAGCGCAACGACGGCATTGCCGAGGAGGGCGAGCTCTTCGCCACGCACATTGGCGGCTCCGCCCTTCCCGAGGGCGTCATGATGCGAGGAAAGCTCAGCTGGGCCGCGGCGGTGCGCGAGCCAAGCGGCCGCATCTATGTTGAGGAGCACGAGCTGGCGCCGGTCGACGCGAGGCCTGCCTGGCAGCGTCTGCCCATCATTCGCGGCTGCGTGTCGTTCGTGGAGTCGATGTTGCTCTCGTACAAGGCGATGTGCGTGGCGAGCGATCACGCCTATGACGAGGAGGGCGAGACGTACGCGAGCCTGCTGGCTGCCGGGCGCGGGCGGCGTGCGGCTGCTTCGGGCGATGCCGCCGAGAACGGCCACGCGCCTGCGGGCGCGGTGGACGTGGACGCGGGTGTCGCCGCGGGCGCCGACGGGCCCGCCGAGTCCGAGTCCATGTCTGCCGCGGCATTTGGCCTGTCGATGGCGCTTGGCCTCGTCCTTGGCGTGGTGCTCTTCATGGCGATTCCCGTGGGCGTAGCAAACCTGCTGGTGGGAGACTATACGCCTGCGAACGCGATGCGGTGGAACCTCGTTGAGGCGCTGCTGCGCATCGTGATCTTCGTGGCCTACATATGGGTGGTTGGCCTCGTGCCCGACATGCGCCGCGTGTTTGGCTATCACGGCGCCGAGCACCTCACGATCCACTGCTTCGAGCATGGGCTGCCACTCACGCCGGAGAACGCGTCGCGGTTCAGCCGCCTGCACGTGAGGTGCGGCACGGCGTTTCTCATCATGACGATGATCGTGGCCATTCTCGTGAACACGCTTGTCCCGGTGGCGAACTGGGCGGACACGCTGGGAATCGCGGGGCTTGGCCGCGCGGCGTTCGTGCTGGTGAGCCGCCTTGTGCTGCTGCCGCTCGTGGCTGGCGTCTCGTATGAGGTCACGGTGAAGTGGGCGGGCTCGCATCCCGACCTGTGGCTCGTGAAGCTCGTGCTGTGGCCAGGGCTTCAGATGCAGCGTCTCACAACGCGCGTCCCCGACCACGACATGCTCGAGTGCGCCATCGCCGCCATGCAGCGCGTCTACGCCACCGAGCAGGTCGCCGGCCTGGAGTAG
- the prfA gene encoding peptide chain release factor 1, translated as MRDKLEKLIYAYEELEKKLSDPAVASDIKEFTRLNKEYAHQTDLVNAAREYLSALDDIEAAKEMLHEASDAEEKELLQADIAENEEKLPQLEEDIKFMLIPADPADEKDTIVEIRAGVGGDEAGIFAGDLFKMYERFISLKGWKSEVLSSSPSDSGGFKTIEFKVTGDRVYSVMKYESGVHRVQRIPKTESQGRIQTSTATVAVLPEADEIDIQIDPTDLRIDTYCASGPGGQCVNTTYSAVRITHLPTNTVVQSQDQRSQIQNREVCMQMLRARLFEKELERQQAELGAERQSQIGHGNRSEKIRTYNQPQDRVTDHRIGFNSTYNSVLLGDGLASVIDALAAADRAEKLAQQV; from the coding sequence ATGCGAGACAAGCTCGAAAAACTTATCTATGCCTACGAGGAGCTCGAGAAGAAGCTCTCCGACCCGGCCGTTGCCAGCGACATCAAGGAGTTCACGCGCCTCAACAAGGAGTACGCGCACCAGACCGACCTCGTGAACGCTGCGCGCGAGTACCTCTCCGCGCTCGACGACATCGAGGCCGCCAAGGAGATGCTCCACGAGGCGTCCGACGCCGAGGAGAAGGAGCTGCTCCAGGCCGACATCGCCGAGAACGAGGAGAAGCTCCCCCAGCTCGAGGAAGACATCAAGTTCATGCTCATCCCGGCCGACCCGGCGGACGAGAAGGACACCATCGTCGAGATCCGCGCCGGCGTGGGCGGCGACGAGGCCGGCATCTTCGCGGGCGACCTGTTCAAGATGTACGAGCGCTTCATCTCCTTGAAGGGCTGGAAGTCCGAGGTCCTCTCGAGCAGCCCGTCCGATTCCGGCGGCTTCAAGACCATCGAGTTCAAGGTCACGGGCGACCGCGTCTACTCCGTCATGAAGTACGAGAGCGGCGTCCACCGCGTCCAGCGCATCCCCAAGACCGAGAGCCAGGGCCGCATCCAGACCTCCACGGCCACGGTTGCCGTGCTGCCCGAGGCCGATGAGATCGACATCCAGATCGACCCCACCGACCTGCGCATCGACACCTACTGCGCCTCTGGCCCCGGCGGCCAGTGCGTCAACACGACGTATTCCGCCGTGCGCATCACGCACCTTCCCACGAATACCGTCGTGCAGTCGCAGGACCAGCGCTCGCAGATCCAGAACCGTGAGGTCTGCATGCAGATGCTGCGCGCCCGCCTCTTCGAGAAGGAGCTCGAGCGCCAGCAGGCCGAGCTTGGCGCCGAGCGTCAGAGCCAGATTGGCCACGGCAACCGTTCCGAGAAGATCCGCACGTACAACCAGCCGCAGGACCGCGTGACCGATCACCGCATTGGCTTCAACAGCACGTACAACTCCGTGCTGCTCGGCGATGGCCTTGCCTCCGTCATCGACGCCCTCGCCGCGGCCGACCGTGCCGAGAAGCTCGCCCAGCAGGTGTAA
- a CDS encoding N-acetylmuramoyl-L-alanine amidase: protein MPSPNKRSQPVTRRTAIGIIGGTALAGIGGVVAALAIKRQPNAQETQTAPASTEPEKDEAQTINSSTPAGPTAIELLARLDVASDFHDELSHGPKGVEYQRYIVLHDTEGDGEPEDIVSYWVGNGNLVAAQFVVGKDGHIAQCVPVDQIAHHAGYGDAGHNELYGVTDESRDDKRGTTPVGSSCPDYGMNSYSIGIEMVHVGGESDYPQAQLEALDGLIAYIDAWCAEQGGEPSAIIDHKAWRTGNSDTSAEFAGYLANYQDHRTHLNA from the coding sequence ATGCCCAGCCCCAACAAGCGATCGCAACCCGTAACGCGCCGGACCGCCATCGGCATCATCGGCGGTACCGCACTCGCCGGGATTGGCGGCGTGGTCGCAGCGTTGGCAATAAAGCGGCAGCCGAACGCGCAGGAGACGCAGACGGCACCCGCAAGTACGGAACCCGAGAAGGACGAGGCGCAGACCATCAACTCGTCCACGCCGGCAGGCCCTACAGCCATCGAGCTTCTCGCACGCCTTGACGTGGCAAGCGACTTTCATGACGAGTTGTCGCACGGGCCCAAGGGCGTCGAATATCAGCGCTACATCGTGCTGCACGACACGGAGGGCGACGGCGAGCCCGAGGACATCGTGAGCTACTGGGTTGGCAACGGGAACCTCGTTGCGGCCCAGTTCGTCGTGGGCAAGGACGGCCACATTGCGCAGTGCGTGCCCGTGGACCAGATTGCCCATCACGCTGGGTACGGAGACGCCGGGCACAACGAGCTGTACGGCGTCACGGACGAGAGCCGAGACGACAAGCGCGGCACAACGCCCGTCGGCTCGTCGTGCCCGGACTACGGGATGAACTCGTACTCGATAGGCATCGAGATGGTCCACGTTGGCGGCGAGAGCGACTACCCACAGGCACAGCTCGAGGCGCTCGATGGGCTCATCGCCTACATCGACGCCTGGTGCGCCGAGCAGGGCGGCGAGCCGAGCGCCATCATCGACCACAAGGCGTGGCGCACGGGCAACTCGGACACCTCGGCGGAATTCGCCGGGTATCTCGCGAACTACCAGGACCATCGCACGCATCTGAACGCATAG
- a CDS encoding YARHG domain-containing protein, which yields MFCTKCGAQLPDGSKFCTKCGSRIEGTDETTVMPVANETRVMTGQPTRVAPKAPEQATQYQAPQPTQYQPAPQQPIYQSVPQQPAYQEAPSKGGASRGAIIAAVVAIIVVAAAAVAFILLDPMNLFGIKQAAPAQAATSEEAATEQSATSEPATTSEPAATTEPATTSTPATASTPAPRGASSDYVIPDSDTVSYSADDIRGMNLSVDELWYARNEIYARHGRMFRDQTLQAYFSAKPWYTPLYSPDEFDDSVQLSSVERSNAEAIKSVEQSLGSNHL from the coding sequence ATGTTCTGCACGAAATGCGGGGCTCAGCTCCCAGATGGATCGAAGTTCTGCACAAAGTGCGGATCGCGCATCGAGGGAACGGACGAGACGACCGTCATGCCCGTCGCAAACGAGACGCGCGTCATGACCGGCCAGCCCACGCGGGTTGCTCCGAAGGCGCCCGAGCAGGCCACGCAGTACCAGGCACCGCAGCCCACGCAATACCAGCCGGCCCCTCAACAGCCCATCTACCAGAGCGTTCCCCAGCAGCCTGCCTATCAAGAGGCACCCAGCAAGGGTGGGGCAAGCCGCGGGGCCATCATCGCGGCCGTCGTCGCCATCATCGTCGTGGCTGCGGCAGCCGTGGCATTCATTCTTCTCGATCCGATGAATCTGTTCGGCATCAAGCAGGCGGCACCGGCACAGGCAGCCACGAGCGAGGAGGCCGCCACGGAGCAGAGCGCCACCTCCGAGCCCGCTACCACGTCGGAGCCCGCAGCCACAACCGAGCCCGCCACCACAAGCACGCCGGCAACCGCATCCACGCCTGCCCCGCGAGGCGCAAGCAGCGATTACGTCATCCCCGACAGCGACACCGTAAGCTACTCGGCCGATGACATCAGGGGCATGAACCTCTCCGTGGACGAGCTCTGGTACGCAAGAAACGAGATCTACGCCCGCCACGGCCGCATGTTCAGGGACCAGACGCTGCAGGCCTACTTCAGCGCAAAGCCCTGGTACACACCCCTCTACTCGCCCGACGAGTTTGACGACAGCGTCCAGCTGAGCTCCGTGGAGCGCTCCAACGCCGAGGCGATCAAGAGCGTGGAGCAGAGCTTGGGCTCGAACCACCTGTAG
- the prmC gene encoding peptide chain release factor N(5)-glutamine methyltransferase, which translates to MVEENVWTINRCLTWTRDYLARKGDEHARLSAEWLLSAATGKGRTGLYMAFDEPLSPDELSRMHGFIERRAKGEPLQYITGKTSFRFIEVACAPGVLIPRPETELLVDAALEGIDAASAMSPVHVLEVGCGTGCVSCAIASERPGTLVTATDISPTAAALARENRDALGLASSVDIIECDLVSGVSPELMGTFAVLVSNPPYIPDDVMRKLPDEVANFEPELALAGGADGLDVYRRLLDAAPRALVPGGMLAVELHEDALDAATDLAREQGCWKSIEIRRDLTGRTRFIVARLAGELPAAAPVHEPEGRIVPCNQDEPSSEVIADAASVLRAGGVVVMPTDSVYGIGAAATPDNPGHRRIFDIKRRDLAQTLPLLISDASELDRLAVDVPAWAHTLAERLWPGALTLVVHASEAVPREFQRENGTVALRVPNSALVRELAREVGPLAVTSANTHGMPAPATSDDIERRIADAADLTLAAGPTSAGAASTIVDTTSGEPRIVRQGPIPEEVIATLAH; encoded by the coding sequence ATGGTAGAAGAGAACGTCTGGACGATAAACCGCTGTCTCACCTGGACGCGTGACTACCTTGCGCGCAAGGGGGACGAGCACGCGCGCCTCTCGGCCGAGTGGCTGCTAAGCGCCGCGACGGGCAAGGGCCGTACAGGTCTCTACATGGCCTTCGACGAGCCGCTCTCTCCGGACGAGCTCTCCCGCATGCACGGCTTCATCGAGCGCCGCGCCAAGGGCGAACCACTTCAGTACATCACGGGCAAGACGAGCTTCCGCTTCATCGAAGTCGCCTGCGCCCCGGGCGTGCTCATCCCGCGCCCTGAGACGGAGCTTCTCGTGGACGCCGCCCTCGAGGGCATCGACGCCGCGAGTGCAATGAGCCCCGTCCACGTGCTCGAGGTTGGCTGCGGCACGGGCTGCGTGAGCTGCGCCATCGCCAGCGAGCGCCCGGGCACTCTCGTGACGGCAACGGACATCTCGCCCACCGCCGCCGCCCTTGCGCGCGAGAATCGCGACGCGCTTGGCCTCGCCAGCTCCGTCGACATCATCGAGTGCGACCTCGTCTCGGGCGTCTCTCCCGAGCTCATGGGGACGTTTGCCGTGCTTGTCTCGAACCCTCCCTACATCCCGGACGACGTCATGCGCAAGCTGCCCGATGAGGTCGCCAACTTCGAGCCTGAGCTCGCCCTCGCGGGCGGCGCGGACGGCCTCGACGTGTACCGTCGCCTGCTCGACGCGGCGCCCCGCGCGCTCGTCCCCGGCGGCATGCTCGCCGTCGAGCTGCACGAGGACGCGCTCGACGCCGCGACAGACCTCGCGCGCGAGCAGGGCTGCTGGAAGTCGATCGAGATTCGCCGTGACCTTACGGGCCGCACACGCTTTATCGTTGCGCGTCTCGCCGGGGAACTGCCTGCTGCCGCGCCCGTCCACGAGCCCGAGGGGCGCATCGTCCCCTGCAACCAGGACGAGCCGTCGTCCGAGGTCATCGCCGACGCGGCCTCCGTGCTGCGCGCCGGCGGCGTCGTCGTGATGCCCACGGACTCCGTCTACGGCATCGGCGCCGCGGCGACCCCGGACAATCCCGGCCACCGCCGAATCTTCGACATCAAGCGCCGCGACCTCGCACAGACGCTGCCGCTTCTCATCTCCGACGCCTCCGAGCTCGACCGTCTCGCGGTCGATGTGCCCGCGTGGGCGCACACGCTCGCGGAGCGCCTGTGGCCCGGCGCACTCACGCTCGTCGTTCACGCGAGCGAGGCCGTCCCGCGTGAGTTCCAGCGCGAGAACGGCACCGTTGCCCTGCGCGTTCCCAACTCCGCGCTCGTCCGCGAGCTTGCCCGCGAGGTGGGGCCGCTTGCCGTGACGAGCGCTAACACGCACGGCATGCCCGCGCCCGCGACCTCCGATGACATCGAGCGCCGCATCGCAGACGCCGCCGACCTCACGCTTGCGGCCGGCCCCACGTCCGCCGGTGCCGCGTCGACCATCGTCGACACCACCTCGGGCGAGCCGCGCATCGTGCGCCAGGGTCCCATCCCCGAGGAGGTCATCGCCACGCTCGCCCACTAG
- the glpK gene encoding glycerol kinase GlpK, giving the protein MSSAKDDAMGAREALEGCIMALDAGTTSVRAILFDEYGHKVAVAQRPLTMRYPHPGWVEQDPVEILSAQVACMIEVQFKSGIHSDRIHAIGITNQRETVIVWDRQTGQPIYDAVVWQCRRTADAVAEIVEDGYGDLIRERTGLVPDAYFSATKIAWILDNVEGAREMANAGELMCGTVDTWLIYNLTRGKVHATDYTNASRTMLFDIHRLDWDDDLCEIFRVPRSMLPEARPSSGSFGEVSPDIMRNHPRITGVAGDQQASLIGHCCFAPGSVKNTYGTGCFMLMNLGPKPVMSSNGLVTTIGIAEGGRVDYALEGSVFQAGSVIQWLRDGLRLIDDAAQTAKIASSVPDTDGCYVVPAFTGLGAPWWRSDARGVIAGITRGTDRARLVRAACESMAYQTYDVLKAMEADSGRSLSSLNVDGGAANNPFIMQFQADLLGMNVVRAASAETTALGAAYLAGLACGFWADRDELAGLAEDEKTYAPNMSPERAAALLEGWHEAVRRTLA; this is encoded by the coding sequence ATGAGCTCGGCCAAGGACGACGCGATGGGAGCGCGGGAGGCGCTGGAGGGTTGCATCATGGCCCTCGACGCCGGCACGACGAGCGTTCGCGCCATTCTCTTTGACGAGTACGGCCACAAGGTCGCCGTGGCTCAGCGCCCGCTCACCATGCGCTACCCGCATCCCGGGTGGGTTGAGCAGGACCCGGTCGAGATTCTCTCGGCGCAGGTGGCCTGCATGATCGAGGTCCAGTTCAAGAGCGGCATCCACTCGGACCGCATCCACGCCATCGGCATCACCAACCAGCGTGAGACGGTCATCGTGTGGGACCGCCAGACCGGCCAGCCCATCTACGACGCGGTCGTCTGGCAGTGCCGCCGCACGGCTGACGCTGTCGCCGAAATCGTCGAGGACGGCTACGGCGACCTCATCCGCGAGCGGACGGGCCTCGTGCCCGACGCGTACTTCTCGGCCACGAAGATCGCCTGGATTCTCGACAACGTCGAGGGCGCCCGAGAGATGGCAAACGCCGGCGAGCTCATGTGCGGCACGGTCGACACGTGGCTCATCTACAACCTCACGCGCGGCAAGGTGCACGCCACGGACTACACGAACGCAAGTCGCACCATGCTCTTCGACATCCATCGGCTCGACTGGGACGACGACCTGTGCGAGATATTCCGCGTGCCGCGCTCCATGCTTCCCGAGGCCAGGCCATCGTCGGGCTCCTTTGGCGAGGTGAGCCCCGACATCATGCGCAACCACCCGCGCATCACGGGCGTGGCGGGAGACCAACAGGCCTCCTTGATCGGCCACTGCTGCTTTGCGCCGGGAAGCGTCAAGAACACGTACGGCACCGGCTGCTTCATGCTCATGAACCTGGGGCCCAAGCCCGTCATGTCGAGCAACGGCCTCGTCACCACCATCGGCATTGCCGAGGGCGGGCGCGTGGACTACGCGCTCGAGGGCTCCGTCTTCCAGGCCGGCTCGGTCATCCAGTGGCTTCGCGACGGCCTGCGACTCATCGACGACGCGGCCCAGACCGCAAAGATCGCGAGCTCGGTGCCAGACACGGACGGCTGCTACGTGGTCCCCGCCTTCACGGGCCTGGGCGCGCCCTGGTGGCGCTCGGACGCGCGTGGCGTCATCGCCGGCATCACGCGCGGTACCGACCGCGCCCGTCTCGTCCGCGCCGCCTGCGAGTCCATGGCCTACCAGACCTACGACGTCCTCAAAGCCATGGAGGCGGACTCTGGCAGGAGCCTCTCCTCGCTCAACGTCGACGGCGGGGCGGCCAACAACCCCTTCATCATGCAGTTCCAGGCAGACCTTCTCGGCATGAACGTCGTTCGGGCGGCGTCGGCCGAGACCACGGCGCTGGGCGCGGCGTACCTGGCAGGCCTTGCCTGCGGCTTCTGGGCAGACAGGGACGAGCTCGCCGGCCTCGCGGAGGACGAGAAGACCTACGCGCCCAACATGAGCCCCGAGCGCGCCGCCGCGCTTCTCGAGGGCTGGCACGAGGCTGTGCGTCGCACGCTTGCGTAG
- the rpiB gene encoding ribose 5-phosphate isomerase B codes for MRIVVASDHAGFCQKDVICDFVRGLGHEVEDLGPETAGRVDYPDFADKVARRVSEGTADRGILICGTGIGMAMTADKVPGVRATVVQTNKFAELCREHNDCNVICLSGRFTAPMDNCEFVKTFLTTEFGGGRHTQRVAKIMAEDERK; via the coding sequence ATGCGCATCGTCGTCGCTTCCGATCACGCTGGCTTCTGCCAGAAGGACGTCATCTGCGACTTCGTCCGTGGCCTCGGCCACGAGGTCGAGGACCTCGGTCCCGAGACGGCCGGCCGCGTCGACTACCCCGACTTCGCCGACAAGGTCGCCCGCCGCGTCTCCGAGGGCACCGCGGACCGCGGCATCCTCATCTGCGGCACGGGCATCGGCATGGCCATGACGGCCGACAAGGTGCCCGGCGTGCGTGCCACCGTCGTGCAGACGAACAAGTTCGCCGAGCTGTGCCGCGAGCACAACGACTGCAATGTCATCTGCCTGTCCGGCCGCTTCACAGCCCCGATGGACAACTGCGAGTTCGTGAAGACGTTCCTCACCACGGAGTTCGGCGGTGGCCGCCACACGCAGCGCGTCGCCAAGATCATGGCCGAGGACGAGCGCAAGTAG
- the upp gene encoding uracil phosphoribosyltransferase: protein MANANNLGLTPEQLARLTVVDHPLVQHKLSIMRDEQTGTKQFRDLVRELALFEGYEATRDFELEPMQVKTPLEECTCQRLAGKKVAIVPILRAGLGMVDGILDLIPAARVGHVGMERDPKTHEPHEYYCKLPPDVEQRTCLIVDPMLATGGSATAAIQYLRDAGVRDIRLLVLVAAPEGVRAVLEYDRDVRLYTCALDRELNDHAYILPGLGDAGDRIFGTR, encoded by the coding sequence ATGGCAAACGCCAACAACCTAGGGCTGACGCCCGAGCAGCTCGCCCGCCTCACGGTGGTCGACCACCCGCTCGTGCAGCACAAGCTCTCTATCATGCGAGACGAGCAGACCGGCACAAAGCAGTTCCGCGACCTCGTTCGCGAGCTCGCGCTGTTTGAGGGCTACGAGGCCACGCGTGACTTCGAGCTCGAGCCGATGCAGGTCAAGACGCCCCTCGAGGAGTGCACCTGCCAGCGTCTCGCCGGCAAGAAGGTTGCCATCGTGCCCATCCTCCGCGCCGGCCTCGGCATGGTGGACGGAATCCTTGACCTCATCCCGGCCGCCCGCGTGGGCCACGTGGGCATGGAGCGCGACCCCAAGACCCACGAGCCGCACGAGTACTACTGCAAGCTCCCGCCCGACGTGGAGCAGCGCACCTGCCTCATCGTCGACCCGATGCTTGCCACCGGCGGCTCTGCCACCGCGGCCATCCAGTATCTTCGTGATGCCGGCGTCCGCGACATCCGCCTGCTCGTGCTCGTGGCGGCGCCCGAGGGCGTGCGTGCCGTGCTCGAGTACGACCGCGACGTTCGCCTGTATACGTGCGCGCTCGACCGCGAGCTCAACGATCACGCCTACATCCTGCCCGGCCTCGGCGACGCCGGCGACCGCATCTTTGGCACGAGATAG